ATCGAATAGTCGATGTAGGCCGTCTTCATCTGTTCCTCGATATTAACCTGAATGATCCTACCCCCCTGCTCCTGGGAGCCGTCCAAAGTTTGATCCACTTGATCCATAGTCTGAATTGAAAGTGTGCAAAGGTATCGAAATGAATGCAAAAAGAGAGCCCCCGGGGTCACCGGGGGCCTATATTTTCTAACTATTTAGGCACAATTTACAGGATCCTCGTCGGGCACCCCATATGGTTGTGTGTGTATTCCGCACCGCTCAGCCGGAAGCTGATCCTCAGCCCCGTGAAATAGTACCAGTCATCTCCCCCGGCACCACGTGCGTTGCCTGCTGCCGGATAGGTGGCTCCCGTGTGACCGGGAAGCTGATTCCCCCGGAAGGCCATTTCCACGGCTTCCGCGCCCTTCGCGTTTAAAAGGGAGAATTCGTCGTAATAGGCGCCGTGGACGTCATCCAGGTAACCCGTAAAGGTCTTGCGGACACCCACCTCCAAACCGACCCGGACATTGTCCGAAAGGGCCAGGCGGAGGCCTGCCCCAAATGGAATGGCAAACTGGGTCAGGGAATACTTCGGAGGACCGCCTGCGAGGCCTTCTCCCTCGGTGCTCAGGGGTTGCAGGAACACCTTTTGCCCGGTGGGATCATATGCATAAGGGTTGAAATGAAACACGGCCAGGCCCACGAAGCCATAAGGCGAAATAGACCGGTCCGACAGGTCGAACAACTGGTATTCGGCCCGCACGTTCCATTCGAAGATATTGCTGTAGAAACTCAGGTTACGCGCTACCGCTCCGGGGTTGGAGCTGTACTTGTCCGCCCCGGAAATCTCGGTGAGCAAAAACCCCGTGCTCAGAGTGAAATGGGGACTGAACTCATACCCCAGGCCAAGGCCACCACCCGGATGGGCCTCTTGAAAGGTGTACCGGTGTTGCTGTAATTCGCCGTCGTAGTTGGCGGCGCCGGCGTCGATGTTCAGAAAGAAATTCTGCGCTCGCAGAGGAGCATACAATAGGATAATGGCTAAAACGAGTAGAATGTATCGCACAGGGTATAAATTTGTCATGCAATATAAGCAATTATAACGCCAATATTTACTACATATTGCCTTAAAAATAAAAAGGGCGCCACAGGCGCCCCCAAGATCATTAGACATTTTGCGGCGGTGGGCTAAATTGACCACATAGCCCACCGCCGCAAAATATGTCCACTTACAAAAGTCGACTACTATTGTTGTTGCAGAAGTATCTTTCTTATCGTGACGTTATCCCCGTGCGTT
This sequence is a window from Dinghuibacter silviterrae. Protein-coding genes within it:
- a CDS encoding DUF6089 family protein → MRYILLVLAIILLYAPLRAQNFFLNIDAGAANYDGELQQHRYTFQEAHPGGGLGLGYEFSPHFTLSTGFLLTEISGADKYSSNPGAVARNLSFYSNIFEWNVRAEYQLFDLSDRSISPYGFVGLAVFHFNPYAYDPTGQKVFLQPLSTEGEGLAGGPPKYSLTQFAIPFGAGLRLALSDNVRVGLEVGVRKTFTGYLDDVHGAYYDEFSLLNAKGAEAVEMAFRGNQLPGHTGATYPAAGNARGAGGDDWYYFTGLRISFRLSGAEYTHNHMGCPTRIL